Proteins from one Scleropages formosus chromosome 14, fSclFor1.1, whole genome shotgun sequence genomic window:
- the LOC108928957 gene encoding glucagon-like → MRGTHLPAALLLLILVHSGLQSPVQETEDDSSLLSEATTLDDPGELSAMKRHSQGTFTNDYSKYLETRRAQDFVQWLMNSKRAGEVTRRHAEGTYTSDMSSYLQDQAAKEFVSWLKMGRGRRQ, encoded by the exons ATGAGAGGCACTCACCTCCCGGCTGCCTTGCTCCTCCTGATCCTCGTTCACAGCGGCTTGCAGAGCCCAGTCCAGGAGACAGAGGACGACTCCAG CTTACTGTCAGAGGCCACGACGCTGGACGACCCCGGGGAGCTCTCGGCCATGAAGAGGCACTCTCAGGGCACGTTCACCAACGACTACAGCAAGTATCTGGAGACACGGCGCGCGCAGGACTTCGTCCAGTGGCTCATGAACTCCAAACGTGCCGG GGAGGTCACCAGGCGCCACGCTGAGGGCACCTACACCAGCGACATGAGCTCCTACCTGCAGGACCAGGCCGCCAAGGAGTTCGTCTCCTGGCTGAAGATGGGACGGGGTAGACGGCAGTAG